The Candidatus Methylacidithermus pantelleriae genome includes the window AGGCGGTAGTAGGCGACCCGATTTTCCCATGCGAAGACCGTCTGGGCAAGGATCTCACGGAGGAGATGGAACTGGCCAATGGAGTAGTTCCGGTAGGCTCCTTCCGACAGCGAAAGAGGATCGGCGCCTTGTTCCACAAGCTCGGCGGCCATACGGAAGACGTCTGGTGAAAGGGGGCAGAATCGAAACGCGTTGGTGTCGGTCAAAAGCCCCACATAGAAGCAACTGGCAGCTTCCTTTGGACAGGTCCAGCCGAGGGCTTGGAGAAGTTTGTAGCAGACGAGCGCGCTAGCCGGTGCTAATGGGTCAATGAGGTTCCAGGTTCCGTAGCAGGTATTGCTTGCGTGGTGATCCAAGTTGATGTCCACCTTCCGATTCCAAAGAGCGAACGTCGGGCCGAGGCGTTCTTGGGTTGAGGTGTCCACGGCAATCACGATATCACATCCTTGAGGGGCGGTCTTAGGGGTGGAAACGACTTCTTCCGATCCGGGTAGAAACCGGTAGCTTCTGGCCATCCCGTCCTCGTTACAGACCAAAACTTCTTTCCCTAGGGCACGCAAGGTCCAAGCCAACCCAAGGCTGCTTCCGTAGGCATCTCCGTCGGGGCGTACGTGGGAGAGGATGACGATAGAACGTGCGTTTTTGAAAAGCTGGCCAATCTCGTCCCAGGATTCGTTCATAAAAAGTATCGGTGCCAAGCTACTGGTAAGGGTTTTCTTTGAAAAGGGGAATTGCTTGCTCTGGGCAAGACGGGCTCGGAAAAAGGGGAATTTTTTCTAACGAGTTCTAAAGATAGGGTCCGTGGAGGGTCCAAAGATCCTTCCAGGAAGGAGGCACCGGAAGTAGGACCAGTCCGGCCAACGCCCAAAGAAGATATCCGAGAAGCGTGCGAAGCCAACCGGGGGAAGCGAGCTCATTTTGTACGGGTCGGCAAGGTCCAAGATGCAGCAGGGAAAGGAAGAGGACCCAACTCAAGAGGGCGGGCCAAAAAAAGAGGCAGAAAAGGAAAAGGAAAAGGACGGTGCTTAGGCTAATCCTCCGCAGAGCACGAATGCCCCAGAGTGCATGGGCGAGCCATCCTCCATTTAGCCCGGAAACGGGCAAAAGGTTGAGCGTGGTTACAAGAAGCCCCACCCATCCCCCAAAAGCCAACGGGTCCAGCACAGCCCGCTGCTCGAGGGTTACCTTATCCCCGTGTGCCAATTGCGAAAATACCCAAAAAAACACTGAGGATCGGAGAGGAACTCCTGGTGCAAAGGGCAGGGGGGAACCGGAAACAAAACTTGAGTTTTTCAGGCCGAACCAGAGGCAGGGAAGTGCCACGGCCAATCCTGCGATGACACCGAAGGCTGCGGAATCGTACAGCCCGCGGCGCTCCACGCCGCTGTGTCGAACCGGCAGCACGGAGCCGAAGGTTCCCAAAGCCAAAGGGGCTGGCAACCAGTACGGGGGACCCAGGCGGATTCCGTGGAGGAAGGCGATGGCATAGCGGGTAACGTCTTGAGCCAAAAGCGTCGCCCAAATGGGCCAAGCCCCCTGAAAGGCCAGCAGGGCCTTGGAGGGTTCCAAAGGGAGGGTGATGCCATGGTGAAAACCTCCGGCCCAGGCCGTCGTTGCCAGCGTAAGGAAAAACAGAATGGAGGGGAGGAGCTTGGGGGATGGAGGTTGGGGTGGGTGAGAGCGCTGGAACGTGAGCCGGACTTGAGCTTCTTCCTCTCCGAGAAAGTATACGTCAATCTGGGTATCGGCCAGTCGCTTCCGGACGGTATCGAAGGCCTCGGATGCAGCGATTCCCGTGAGGGATCCAACAAGCTCCAGCGTTCCCTGTGGCCCCTCTCCCTGCCACCGGGTGTGAATAACTCCCTCAAGAGCCTTTTCGATGATGGGTCCTTCCGTTTCCCAGGAAAGCGCTGGAACGTCATCCTCCCGCTCGTTCCTCTCCTTCTTAGGGAAGGCCAGCACGTAGCCGATCCATGCATAGCCAGCACAAAAGAGAACGAAAACGATCCAGAGGGTATTCATTCAAAGGTTCTCTATGGGACCCAGGGCTAGATTGTACGCAATGACCGCCGGGGTGTGCGGGAAAGGGGCTATTTGCTTTGTCACACAGGAGGAGCTTGACGAGCCTGGGAGTGTTCGTAGAGAAGGAATGGTACATGGGCCGGCCACGAAAGGCAAGAGGAGCTTGTGAGAACCCTTCCCCCAAGTTTGCTTCCTATTGGCCGCAGGAAGATCCTGGCGAGACTCCGGACGGTCCCACTCTCCCCAAAACGCGGATTCATTGGCTGGGTGCCGTTTCCCTTTTTTCCTACAACCATAGCCCTGATCTAACGTTTCGGGTAAGTCTTAACCCCTACCGGGGTTGTGAACATGGTTGTGTGTACTGTTATGCCCGCCCGACGCACGAGTATCTTGGTCTATCGTGCGGGCTTGACTTCGAAACGAAGATCTTTGTTAAGCGGGAGGCCCCTGAGCTATTGCGCCGGGCGCTGGCTAGCCCGCGGTGGAGACCCGATCCCATTGTCTTAAGCGGGGTCACCGATCCCTACCAGCCCGTAGAGAGTCGACTCCGGGTAACACGGAGATGCCTGGAGGTCCTGGCCGAAACCCGACATCCCGTCGTTGTGGTCACCAAAAGCCGGTTAATTACGCGGGATACAGACCTTTTGAGGGAATTAGCTCGGCATAAGGCGGTGGGCGTTTGGATTTCGCTTACAACTCTGGACGCAAAACTCGCCTCGCGTCTGGAACCTCGAGCCTCGCTTCCCAAGGCCCGGTTGGAAGCGATCCAAGCTTTGAGTGCGGCCTCCATCCCGGTGGGGGTTCTGGTGGCTCCCGTCATTCCGGGCCTCACGACCTTCGGGCTGCGCGAGCTTTTGGGAAAAGCTCGAGAGGCCGGAGCGTGCCGAGCCGGTTACACCCTCCTCCGGCTTCCTGGCAAAGTCAGGGAACTTTTTGTGTCGTGGTTAAAGACCCATATGGCGCAGTCCGAGGATCGGATTCTTCTGACCGTTGCTTCCTGTCGGAATGGCCAGGTGAATTCTTCTGAGTTTGGAGTCCGGCTCTACGGAGAAGGCCCGGTGGCGGATCTTTTTGGAAAGCTTTTTAGCGTTTTGGCCAGTAAAGCCGGTTTGACCGAAGAAGGGTTTGAGCTTTCGGGAGAAGCTTTCCGCCGGCCAGCGCTGGGAAATTGCGAGGGGGAGCAACTGGAGTGGGATTGGGCGGAAGCCAGGCGTCCTCTTGCCCGTGAGGAACTCTGAGCGGATAGGCTGGAGCGCTTAGCCTTTTTGGAGAAGAGCTCCGGTGGCAATGGTCGGCGGGGGAGCGAATGGCGCGGTACCGGGAATTCCCTGAAAAGGGGAGAAAATCCTTCGCGGTCGTTTGGCCTGGCGGGTTTTTTTCCCGATAGAAAAGGAAGGGTTTGTTAGCCAAGGACCGGGGCCGACGGTTGCCTTTGACCAGGGTGTTTCGCGAAAGGAGGAAACTACGAGGTTGAGCTTTTCCAGGTGGTGGGAGTAGCTAGGAGGGAAAAAGGAAAGTCAAGGTTTTGACCGTTTCGCGTAAGCCCAAGCGCTTTGCCTAACCGGAGCAGCTTGGCGAGGTTACGGTTGGAAGGACTAGCCAGACCGTTTTTCGACAGCCACATTGTATCCATGGATTTTGAGCTTCATGCCCCCTATCCACCCAGAGGGGATCAACCCAAAGCGATTGAGGCAATCACAGAGCGGTTGGTGCGCGGAGAAAAGCACACGGTCCTTTTGGGGGTGACGGGTTCCGGCAAGACGTACACGGTCGCCAACGTGATCGCTCGGCTCAACCGCCCAACCCTGGTGATTTCTCACAACAAGACCCTGGCGGCCCAGCTGTACAGCGAATTTAAGCAGTTCTTTCCCAAAAACGCCGTGGAATATTTTGTATCGTACTTTGATTATTACCAGCCGGAGGCGTACATCCCTAGTACGGACACCTACATCGAGAAGGATTCGAGCATTAATGAGGAGATTGAACGGTTGCGACTTTCGACGACCACAGCTCTTTTGACCCGGCGGGATGTCATTGTGGTGGCCAGTGTGTCGTGCATCTATGGGTTGGGGTCTCCGGAAGACTACGCCAACATGGTGTGTGTTTTTCGCGTAAAAAGTCTTTTTCCCCGGGAAGAGATCCTCGAGCGTTTGGTTCAGATGCAGTATGAGCGGAATGAGGTTGAGCTTGCCCCGGGCCGGTTTCGAGTACGTGGCGATGTGATTGAGCTGTGCCCGGGCTCGGCGGAATACGGGATTCGGGTTGAGTTATGGGGAGATGAGATCGAGCGCATCTGTCGGTTTGATCCTCTGACGGGGCGGAGGATAGAGCCGTGTGACCAGGAGGTCATTTTCCCTGCCCGTCATTATGTCACCCCTGAGGAAAAAATGAAACGGGCGCTTGCTGCCATCCGTGAGGAACTGGAAGAAAGAGTGGCAGAGCTTGAGCGGCAGGGCAAGCTACTGGAAGCGCAACGGCTTCGGCTCCGGACGACCTATGATTTGGAAATGATGCAGGAGGTGGGCTACTGCAATGGAATCGAGAACTACTCTCGGCATCTGAGCGGGCGGGCGCCGGGTTCTCGGCCGTATTGTCTTTTGGATTTTTTCCCCAAGGATTTTCTTACGGTGATTGATGAATCCCATGTGACGATCCCGCAATTGGGGGGAATGTACGAGGGAGACCGTTCGCGCAAGCTGGTTTTGGTCGAGCATGGGTTTCGGCTCCCTTCGGCGTTGGACAACCGGCCGCTCAATTTTCGGGAGTTCGAAGAGCTGGTAGGGCAGGTTCTCTATGTTTCGGCCACTCCGGGGGATTATGAGCTAGGCAAGGTTGGAGGGCAAGTCATCGAGCAGATCGTGCGTCCAACTGGACTGTTGGATCCGGTTGTGGAGGTTCGACCCTTGAAAAACCAGATTGACGATCTGGTAGCGCGCTTGAGGGAACGGGTTGCCAAAGGCCAGCGAGCACTTGTGCTGACTTTAACCAAGCGCACGGCGGAGGATTTGGCCGATTATTTGAGAGAGCTTGGGATCCGGGTGCGGTATTTGCATGCAGAATTGGATGCTATTGAGCGCGTGGAAATTTTGCGGGGATTGCGTGCAGGAGACTTTGATGTTTTGGTGGGCATTAATCTTTTGAGGGAGGGGTTAGATTTGCCGGAGGTATCCCTGGTAGCGATTTTGGATGCGGATAAGGAGGGGTATCTTCGTTCGGAAAGGTCGCTTGTTCAGATTGCAGGTCGGGCAGCTCGACATCTGGAAGGGATGGTGATTCTCTATGCGGATGAAGTTACGGAATCGATCCGGAAGTTTTTAGAGATCACCCGTTGGCGTCGAGCGCAACAGCTAGCCTACAATGAGGCCCATGGGATTAGACCGCAAAGCGTAAGTCGAAGGGAACAAGAAAGTCTGCGTGTGGTCGCCAGTGCCGTTGGCTGGGATAAGAAAAAGGGCTTGGGTGAGGAGCGCTGGCAGGATCTGGATTTGGCAGAGGTTTTACGAGAACTTGAACAAGAGATGATGGAGGCTGCTTCTCGGTTGGAGTATGAGAAAGCGGCCCTTTTGAGGGATCAAGTACAGGAGGTGCGGAAGCGTTTAGGGTTACCTCCGGTGCGGGGCATGCGTGCTTCCGGGGCGTGGAAGGGACTCACGGGTAAGGGAAGACGCGTTGGGAACCGGAAGGTGGGGAGCCGGTCTTGACATAGGATGGGAATCGAAGAGAGTCGTCCATGGTGGAGTCGTCGGGCACATTTCTTCGGCCGGTGTATCGGAGGATTTTGTTAAAGCTTAGTGGGGAGGTATTGGCGAGCGAGCGGGAGGCCCTGGACCTTGATCTTACTATTAAGATAGCAAGGCAAATTGCCCGCGTCCACGCGCTGGGGATTCAAATCGCCATCGTGATCGGAGGGGGGAACTTTTGGCGTGGAACCACTGCCGCTCGCGCCGGAATGGACCGAGCCACCGCCGACTACATGGGAATGCTGG containing:
- a CDS encoding DHH family phosphoesterase, giving the protein MAPILFMNESWDEIGQLFKNARSIVILSHVRPDGDAYGSSLGLAWTLRALGKEVLVCNEDGMARSYRFLPGSEEVVSTPKTAPQGCDIVIAVDTSTQERLGPTFALWNRKVDINLDHHASNTCYGTWNLIDPLAPASALVCYKLLQALGWTCPKEAASCFYVGLLTDTNAFRFCPLSPDVFRMAAELVEQGADPLSLSEGAYRNYSIGQFHLLREILAQTVFAWENRVAYYRLTPALLKQTGAENTEVENFLTYLQKVSTVQVAFMLEELEPNLTRVSLRSRAPIDVCQIAQRFGGGGHPRASGIRARIPMAEMEKLLLEEIRQVLQ
- a CDS encoding zinc metalloprotease; the protein is MNTLWIVFVLFCAGYAWIGYVLAFPKKERNEREDDVPALSWETEGPIIEKALEGVIHTRWQGEGPQGTLELVGSLTGIAASEAFDTVRKRLADTQIDVYFLGEEEAQVRLTFQRSHPPQPPSPKLLPSILFFLTLATTAWAGGFHHGITLPLEPSKALLAFQGAWPIWATLLAQDVTRYAIAFLHGIRLGPPYWLPAPLALGTFGSVLPVRHSGVERRGLYDSAAFGVIAGLAVALPCLWFGLKNSSFVSGSPLPFAPGVPLRSSVFFWVFSQLAHGDKVTLEQRAVLDPLAFGGWVGLLVTTLNLLPVSGLNGGWLAHALWGIRALRRISLSTVLFLFLFCLFFWPALLSWVLFLSLLHLGPCRPVQNELASPGWLRTLLGYLLWALAGLVLLPVPPSWKDLWTLHGPYL
- a CDS encoding PA0069 family radical SAM protein — protein: MGRPRKARGACENPSPKFASYWPQEDPGETPDGPTLPKTRIHWLGAVSLFSYNHSPDLTFRVSLNPYRGCEHGCVYCYARPTHEYLGLSCGLDFETKIFVKREAPELLRRALASPRWRPDPIVLSGVTDPYQPVESRLRVTRRCLEVLAETRHPVVVVTKSRLITRDTDLLRELARHKAVGVWISLTTLDAKLASRLEPRASLPKARLEAIQALSAASIPVGVLVAPVIPGLTTFGLRELLGKAREAGACRAGYTLLRLPGKVRELFVSWLKTHMAQSEDRILLTVASCRNGQVNSSEFGVRLYGEGPVADLFGKLFSVLASKAGLTEEGFELSGEAFRRPALGNCEGEQLEWDWAEARRPLAREEL
- the uvrB gene encoding excinuclease ABC subunit UvrB; the protein is MDFELHAPYPPRGDQPKAIEAITERLVRGEKHTVLLGVTGSGKTYTVANVIARLNRPTLVISHNKTLAAQLYSEFKQFFPKNAVEYFVSYFDYYQPEAYIPSTDTYIEKDSSINEEIERLRLSTTTALLTRRDVIVVASVSCIYGLGSPEDYANMVCVFRVKSLFPREEILERLVQMQYERNEVELAPGRFRVRGDVIELCPGSAEYGIRVELWGDEIERICRFDPLTGRRIEPCDQEVIFPARHYVTPEEKMKRALAAIREELEERVAELERQGKLLEAQRLRLRTTYDLEMMQEVGYCNGIENYSRHLSGRAPGSRPYCLLDFFPKDFLTVIDESHVTIPQLGGMYEGDRSRKLVLVEHGFRLPSALDNRPLNFREFEELVGQVLYVSATPGDYELGKVGGQVIEQIVRPTGLLDPVVEVRPLKNQIDDLVARLRERVAKGQRALVLTLTKRTAEDLADYLRELGIRVRYLHAELDAIERVEILRGLRAGDFDVLVGINLLREGLDLPEVSLVAILDADKEGYLRSERSLVQIAGRAARHLEGMVILYADEVTESIRKFLEITRWRRAQQLAYNEAHGIRPQSVSRREQESLRVVASAVGWDKKKGLGEERWQDLDLAEVLRELEQEMMEAASRLEYEKAALLRDQVQEVRKRLGLPPVRGMRASGAWKGLTGKGRRVGNRKVGSRS